CAGCGGATATCCTAGGGGCACTCATTTTTAATCCTAAAACAAGCGAATTTCAACTTCGCAAAGGTCCTATCTTTAGCCAACTATTGCTTGTCGATGAGATCAACCGCGCGTTACCACGCACGCAGTCTGCATTACTAGAAGCGATGGCGGAGGGACAGGTCACCATTGACGGTGAAACGCACATGTTACCACAACCATTCATGGTCATCGCGACACAAAACCCGATTGAGTCACAAGGTGTTTTTCCACTTCCTGAAGCACAACTTGACCGGTTTCTTTTAAAAACCTCATTGGGTTACCCTAATTCCGAACATAGCTATCATCTATTGAGTTACCATCTGAATTTACCTGTTGATCTGTATACAAAAAAGAACACCACACCAGAATCTTCTACAAATGATGCCGATACTTATGAGTCAAGTCTAAAGACGTTCTCTCCTTTATTTAATACTGTACAACATGTACAGTTACATGAAGATATTTTGCGCTATATGATTGCCATTGCCGAAGCGACACACTCTCATCCGGATATTGAAATTGGTGCAAGTCCACGCGGTATGATCATGATGGCAAAGGCTGCAAGAGCCCTTGCAGCAGTAAAAGGGCGCAACTTTGTCATACCAGATGATGTGAAACGCGTCGCTCCTCTGGTACTCTTTCATCGCCTCGTATTTCGCGGCTTTCACCAAGAACAAGATCTCCATCCACGCGAATGGATGATGAATTTGCTTGAATCGATACCCGTTCCCGTGGAAGAAGGCATGTAATCATGAGCGTTGCCATTCTCCTATTCATTTTATTTTTATTGGTATTATTATTTTCCTGGAATTCTATATGGCAACGCTATGTACCTCCGCATATTCAAGTACAGTTATCTGTTTCCAACCCATCCATTCGGTATGGTGAACAGGCAGAACTACACATTATCATAGAAAATCGCTCCTCTCTACCTGCACCAAATGTACTGTGTTTTTTTGAACTGCCACCACAAATTAGCTTGCATCAGAAGTCAGATAACACAGAATCAAGTATCCTTTCAAAAACAAAAAAGGCGGAAGAAGTTTCATTTGTTATCGCAATGCGACCACGTGAAAGCGCAACGGTTAGTTATCCGATTTTCGGCATACATAGAGGTCACGGCCATATTCAAAAAATTCGCGTGGAGCTTTCTAACGGATTCTCCACTTACCAATTTACCGATATCGCAACATACTGCGATATCGTCGTTCATCCCGCTCATCGATCATCATCCCTAATACAACAGTCTTTACACAAACGCCCAGGGACAATGCCTACGTTGCGAAAATTATTCCCCATGTCTACCGATTGGGTCGACCTTAGACCCTATCAGTCCGGTGATTCAATGCGAGACATTGCGTGGATGATCAGTGCAAAGCAGCGAGAACTTGTCGTATTTGAACGTGCCACTTCTTTACGCCAGCAAGTGCTGATCGTGTCAAATATTCAACTGTATAAAGACTACTGGTCAGGCAATATCCCTAGTGTCATAGAACGCATTTATGAAGAAACCATGGCATTAGCACTATCTCTTCTCTCAAGTTCAAACGCATTGATCACCATATTAACTAATGCAATAAAAGGACAACGATCACATGCCTACCAATTACTACACATAGAGGGAGCAGCTACTTCCCGCAATCAATTTCGCATTGGTCATGAACTAGGAAGGCTTTCCACTTATGCAATGGATCCAATGTCGGCTGTGTTAGCATCCATCTATAGATCACAACTGGCTCCTACTCACATCATGATACTCACTGCCTATGAAGACGAAGATATGTTGCAACAGTATCATCGACTGACTCAAGTCGGCCATGAAATTCATAAAATAATGATCCCTATTCAACCTATCCAAGATCAGGAGTGAGCAGTATGAACTGGCCAGCTGCTTTATCAGACCTAACCATGAGTGCTGGCCTTACGGCTATACTTAGCGGTTTAATCACAACCACAGATATCTCTTTAACGCTTTTTATTACCTTCTTTATTGGCCTCTTATACATATATAGCTATCATTTTTTAAAAACACAGCGCACTATTCTTGGACTGCTGTTTGGTGCGATGATCTTACTGATCGTATGTACGATGATTTTCACTACGGTAGGTATTGCCGTGATGAGTATGTTTGGTTTTATGTTATTTTTTGTACGCTCCTATCTCTCTATCGGAACAACGCCAGATGATACACCAAGTATGCGCAACTTATTCATCGATCTTGTCCTCATGATCATTTCGCTGACAATTGCTTTCAATGCCAATGAATATCTCGCTTTGCCAGCTACGCTATTTGCGCTTGTGGTTCTGTGGCGTATTGCGGCTTTGCGTTATGCCGATATCTATAGTTTACGAAAGGTTACAAAACAACACATTCCATCTTTATTTAGTTCCATGTTTAGCTTGGGGTTAATCATCACTGTGGTTTCTGTGATCCTTGTCTCTATGCATCAGGCAATCTTCACTCTCTTTGGAAAAATAATTTGGCCCATTGTCAATATCATTGGAAACGCATTTTTTGCATTATTTGATATGCTTATTGCACATTTACACGACTCGAACCATCACCACCATCAAAAGATCGCATCAAAGGGTCCATCTGCATTAGAACAACTACAAAAAGCGCATGCAAGTGCACATGTACCATGGTGGTTACACCAAATTTTCCTCCTTATTTTAGCGTGTGTCATCATTTATCTGTTCATGATTCTATGGAGAAAACTTGCCATTCATCAAAAGATAAATACTGACGTCGTCAGTCCAACGATTGTACGATCTAAGTTACCAAAAAAGAAAATGAAGACGAACGTACCACCTACCCCTTTACGTACACTGTTTAAAGAATGGGTACATGATATTGAACAAAAAGGCGTACTAAAAACACGACATCATTCGACTGCTCGCGAACTCTTTATCAGTAGCAAGGCTCATGAACATGACAATTCCAACAGTCATGAGCGCATGCTTCCAGATGTGACAGAAACTTTGATTACACGGTATGAAAGAGAACGATATGGGGGGGACATTGCAAGTGGACAAGAAGTTGAAGACTTACGAGCTGCTTTAAAACTCGCCAAGTCACTGAAATAATAAAAACGAACAAGAAGAGGATACCAAGCTAATTGGCATCCTCTTCTTGTTCAGTGGCTGCTTCTGTATTTTTCTTCACGGTTACAGCTTGACTGCCAATCTGTTTCCAGCTACCCCAAAACAGTTTAGCATTGACGCGTTCCGCCTGATCTCCGTTTAATGGATTATCGAGATACAAACTACCATGTCCGTAACCGACTAACACAACTGCATGTTCATCAAATGTTGCGTGGACAGGTCCATGATCACTCATCCATGTGACCCAATCAGTAACGGGACGAAAATAGACATTCGTCCATACTTCAACAGGGCGACCACTTTCTAGCACACGAATAATCTGTTGCGGACTATCCCCAGTCAAATCATCAACGTCGTGCGGAAGATATCTTTTCATAAGTTGCGCAATGGGGCCATTGTATACACCATATCCTGGTTGACCAGACATCTTACCCACGAATCCATCATTTGGATTACCCCAACGTACCACTTGCCCATCATCTTCAACTAAAGGCGTCTTTGCTCTCGCTACTTCACTTGCAAGAGTCATATTGGTCACCGGAATTCCTTCGAATTGGAGCAAAATTGATAGTGAAGTGACCTCGCACCCATTGGGTAACTCAGGCATTTGGCAAATTGATTTGACAGGAAGAATCACTTGGCGCGGCATGGGTAAAAATACGCCAGTGGTATTTGGCAAGTTGCCATTTAACAAATAACTAAGGTTATTTAAGATTTGCTGTGCCGTGACTGCAGTTAAAGTCTGTGCAGAACTCGTTATACCCGTTGCATGAAATAATGATAACTGAGTTGCCCACATATAGGGACTCATATCCAAATGATCCATCATCCGTGAAATATTTTCATGCTCTGCAAATACTTGAAGCCATTGTGCAGCCTGACCTGCCGTTATGGTCTGATCAGAGTCGACATTCAATCCTGCTAACCAAGATGCAGGTGAGAAGGAACGGTTGCTAAGGTGGGTTACTGTATATTGTAAGCCAGCCATAAACCCACCTTCAGTCGTAAGCGGTGCGCGATGCAAGTCTGCCCATCCCACTGGGCTTAGTAAGGCCTGCATATGTTGGTGCGCTACATATCGTTTAACATTTTCTATAAACGTGTGAGCACTATCTACCGTAAAATAAGAGTTATGTGGCATGGACTGAAACCATCCCGCCTGTGTTGCAAATGCCATAGGTGTTTGATTGTGAAGCGTAATACCAAACATAGCCGTAAGCATGCTCGCTGCTTCACCGCGACTAAACGGCTGCGAGACGCTAAATGTATACGAATTGATGGTGGGAATGTGATCTAACCACCCATTGTCTCGATCAAAAGAAATAATATTCCCCATTGGCGAACCAGACTGAAGAACATCCCAATAGGGTGTTGATCCTGCAAAAGAAGGTACTGAAGGCACAGCGATCGCCGTTAATTCAGTCATCATATCCCCTGCATCCATCCACTGTGTTGCATCAGGATTTGTTGAGGACGCAAATGCAGACGTAATGTACGCTGCAGATCCGAGTGTTACAACTACGACAATCATATATGTCAGCCATTTACGCCTCACCACTATACCCCCATCGTGTACCTAGCTGCTCCTCTGATGTCGAATTGTATGTTATGTTAAAGAGGAAGATGCTAAGACCACTATGTTACTGTAAATATACTATATGAAAAGTTAACGAATATGCAATGATAACTATTGAAAAGCTAGTCAATCACCCAAATTGCCGGTCGCTCATACATTCGTCCTTCGTATTGAACTTGCTGATAAGCCCACTCCCCGCTATGCGTTAAGAATTCATTTCCAGTACTGTTAACAACCAATGTATCTTCTGATTTAAATCCACGAATAGCTGGATTCCATGCAAATGCTTGATTCTCATCGATCAGCTGATCTGAGTTCATGGTTGCAAGATATTCACGAGATGCGTAACCAGTTGGGCCACCTTGATGGAGCAACTTCCAATCATCTGGATATCCAATATCCGCATAACCTGCAAGGCCTGCTTGAAACACATCTCCCACTCGGACACCTTTTTGCGTCATGGCATTCATACGCACGTCAATTGAAGCACATTGTTTCTGGCTTATGTCTAACTCATGAGGAAGCTTGCCCAGATGTACAAAGCGAGTAACATTAGCAACCAGCCCATATTTTTGTACACATAAAACAAGCATAGCGTATTGCAATAACGGTTTATGGGTTGGAATGGGGTGGCGGTAACGCATGATTCGTTCATCTGTGGCAACAAGCGTAACCACAGGAGTGCCTCCGCCTGTCATCACTGCACTTGCAAGATCTGCTGCTATGACATGTTCAGTGAGTCCAGGGTGTAACCTTTTCCCTATGCTTTCAATGGTATTGACAGCTAACCCGCACACTTCGCGATACTGAGCAATCTGTACTATAGATAATGATTGACGAGCTTTTGACAAAGCAACCGTGAGGTCTTTTGTACCTGACTGAAGTCCATCCGTTCCTACTCGTAATCCCTTAAGTAACGATTCCATGATGACTTCTATCCCACGTGTCCAGTCACCTGAAATCACTTCAATACCTAGAGCGGATAGCTCCTCTTCTTGTATGCGCCGCTCTTCCATACTGGTTGTCACACAGAGAACGCGATCTTTAAAGACAAGAAGAAAAGCCACACCCAATTCTGATGTATTGATAATATGATTGTCGCGGCCGCCTGTCATCCAAGCAAAATTTGCTCGCGTCCGCAAGACAGCAACATCCAATTGTTGTTCATCGAGTACACTTCTTATGCGTTCATGTATTGACTCCACATGTTCACGTCCGCCGAATATCTCATCATTTTGATTGAACACTATAGTCTACTTCTCCTCATAGCCATTTGGATGACCTTGGTGCCACCTTACTGCAGAAGATACGATGTTCACAAGATCACTATAAATTGGAATAAACCCTAACATATCACGAGCCTTAGTAGAAGAAGCGACAAGTTCAGCTGGATCTCCAGCACGTCTATCCCCATAGGTAACAGGTACTGTGCGACCCGTCACCTTTTCGACAACGTCAATCACTTCTTTCACAGTAAACCCCTTACCATTTCCAAGATTAAAAATCTCGGCTCCACGATGTGTCATCAGGCGTTCTACAGCAAGTCTGTGAGCAGTTGCTAAATCTAAGACATGAATATAGTCGCGCACGCATGTTCCGTCTGTTGTTTCATAATCAGTTCCAAACACAGTTAAATGATCACGTTTTCCAAGCGCAGCTAAAATGACTAGGGGGATTAGGTGCGTCTCTGGACGGTGATCTTCACCTATAGGCAATGTATGATGTGCTCCAGCTGCATTAAAATAACGAAGACTAATAGAGCTTAGCCCATACGCTTGATAACACCATGACAACATGTGTTCTATCGCTAATTTTGTATCTCCGTAGGGGTTGGTTGGAATCGTAGTATGTTCCTCCGCAATCGGTATCTCTGTCGGTTCTCCATAGACAGCAGCAGTTGAAGAAAATACCACTCGTTTGATCCCGGCCATAACAAGTGTTTCGAGTAAATTACGCGTCTTACAGACATTGGCTTCATAATAAGCTAGTGGTTCATGTACACTTTCACCGACAAGTGAGTGTGCGGCAAAATGCACAACCGTATCAATTGAATGTTGTTTACAAATTTCTAGTACTAACTTTTGATCAGAAATATCGCCTTCATAAAATGGGGTATCGAAAATGGCCGCACGATGTCCTTGGCGCAAATTATCTAATACGACGACTTCATATCCCATCGTGCGTAATTCCTGCACAGTATGACTACCAATATACCCCGCTCCACCAGTCACTAAAACGGCCATCGATCCATAACCTCCTCTGTCACTTCATGAACACCATCTCCAACGTCACTCACGTAAAAACTTGGTTGATAACCAACCTTACGCTGATACACTTGAGTAACAAACCGTTC
The genomic region above belongs to Sulfoacidibacillus ferrooxidans and contains:
- a CDS encoding AAA family ATPase produces the protein MQDHVDIEANSNSLKQLITTATDHISASLFGVENAIEELFTAFLARGHILLEDVPGVGKTELAKAFAYQVGLTFRRIQCTPDMLPADILGALIFNPKTSEFQLRKGPIFSQLLLVDEINRALPRTQSALLEAMAEGQVTIDGETHMLPQPFMVIATQNPIESQGVFPLPEAQLDRFLLKTSLGYPNSEHSYHLLSYHLNLPVDLYTKKNTTPESSTNDADTYESSLKTFSPLFNTVQHVQLHEDILRYMIAIAEATHSHPDIEIGASPRGMIMMAKAARALAAVKGRNFVIPDDVKRVAPLVLFHRLVFRGFHQEQDLHPREWMMNLLESIPVPVEEGM
- a CDS encoding M24 family metallopeptidase, giving the protein MFNQNDEIFGGREHVESIHERIRSVLDEQQLDVAVLRTRANFAWMTGGRDNHIINTSELGVAFLLVFKDRVLCVTTSMEERRIQEEELSALGIEVISGDWTRGIEVIMESLLKGLRVGTDGLQSGTKDLTVALSKARQSLSIVQIAQYREVCGLAVNTIESIGKRLHPGLTEHVIAADLASAVMTGGGTPVVTLVATDERIMRYRHPIPTHKPLLQYAMLVLCVQKYGLVANVTRFVHLGKLPHELDISQKQCASIDVRMNAMTQKGVRVGDVFQAGLAGYADIGYPDDWKLLHQGGPTGYASREYLATMNSDQLIDENQAFAWNPAIRGFKSEDTLVVNSTGNEFLTHSGEWAYQQVQYEGRMYERPAIWVID
- the galE gene encoding UDP-glucose 4-epimerase GalE: MAVLVTGGAGYIGSHTVQELRTMGYEVVVLDNLRQGHRAAIFDTPFYEGDISDQKLVLEICKQHSIDTVVHFAAHSLVGESVHEPLAYYEANVCKTRNLLETLVMAGIKRVVFSSTAAVYGEPTEIPIAEEHTTIPTNPYGDTKLAIEHMLSWCYQAYGLSSISLRYFNAAGAHHTLPIGEDHRPETHLIPLVILAALGKRDHLTVFGTDYETTDGTCVRDYIHVLDLATAHRLAVERLMTHRGAEIFNLGNGKGFTVKEVIDVVEKVTGRTVPVTYGDRRAGDPAELVASSTKARDMLGFIPIYSDLVNIVSSAVRWHQGHPNGYEEK
- a CDS encoding DUF4129 domain-containing protein, yielding MNWPAALSDLTMSAGLTAILSGLITTTDISLTLFITFFIGLLYIYSYHFLKTQRTILGLLFGAMILLIVCTMIFTTVGIAVMSMFGFMLFFVRSYLSIGTTPDDTPSMRNLFIDLVLMIISLTIAFNANEYLALPATLFALVVLWRIAALRYADIYSLRKVTKQHIPSLFSSMFSLGLIITVVSVILVSMHQAIFTLFGKIIWPIVNIIGNAFFALFDMLIAHLHDSNHHHHQKIASKGPSALEQLQKAHASAHVPWWLHQIFLLILACVIIYLFMILWRKLAIHQKINTDVVSPTIVRSKLPKKKMKTNVPPTPLRTLFKEWVHDIEQKGVLKTRHHSTARELFISSKAHEHDNSNSHERMLPDVTETLITRYERERYGGDIASGQEVEDLRAALKLAKSLK
- a CDS encoding DUF58 domain-containing protein → MSVAILLFILFLLVLLFSWNSIWQRYVPPHIQVQLSVSNPSIRYGEQAELHIIIENRSSLPAPNVLCFFELPPQISLHQKSDNTESSILSKTKKAEEVSFVIAMRPRESATVSYPIFGIHRGHGHIQKIRVELSNGFSTYQFTDIATYCDIVVHPAHRSSSLIQQSLHKRPGTMPTLRKLFPMSTDWVDLRPYQSGDSMRDIAWMISAKQRELVVFERATSLRQQVLIVSNIQLYKDYWSGNIPSVIERIYEETMALALSLLSSSNALITILTNAIKGQRSHAYQLLHIEGAATSRNQFRIGHELGRLSTYAMDPMSAVLASIYRSQLAPTHIMILTAYEDEDMLQQYHRLTQVGHEIHKIMIPIQPIQDQE
- a CDS encoding C39 family peptidase, whose protein sequence is MRRKWLTYMIVVVVTLGSAAYITSAFASSTNPDATQWMDAGDMMTELTAIAVPSVPSFAGSTPYWDVLQSGSPMGNIISFDRDNGWLDHIPTINSYTFSVSQPFSRGEAASMLTAMFGITLHNQTPMAFATQAGWFQSMPHNSYFTVDSAHTFIENVKRYVAHQHMQALLSPVGWADLHRAPLTTEGGFMAGLQYTVTHLSNRSFSPASWLAGLNVDSDQTITAGQAAQWLQVFAEHENISRMMDHLDMSPYMWATQLSLFHATGITSSAQTLTAVTAQQILNNLSYLLNGNLPNTTGVFLPMPRQVILPVKSICQMPELPNGCEVTSLSILLQFEGIPVTNMTLASEVARAKTPLVEDDGQVVRWGNPNDGFVGKMSGQPGYGVYNGPIAQLMKRYLPHDVDDLTGDSPQQIIRVLESGRPVEVWTNVYFRPVTDWVTWMSDHGPVHATFDEHAVVLVGYGHGSLYLDNPLNGDQAERVNAKLFWGSWKQIGSQAVTVKKNTEAATEQEEDAN